In Fructilactobacillus cliffordii, a single genomic region encodes these proteins:
- the groL gene encoding chaperonin GroEL (60 kDa chaperone family; promotes refolding of misfolded polypeptides especially under stressful conditions; forms two stacked rings of heptamers to form a barrel-shaped 14mer; ends can be capped by GroES; misfolded proteins enter the barrel where they are refolded when GroES binds), producing the protein MAKELKFSDDARSAMLNGVDKLADTVKTTMGPKGRNVVLEETAGDPTITNDGVTIAKAISLPDHFENMGAKLVSEVASKTNDVAGDGTTTATVLTQAIVKEGMKNVTAGANPVGVRRGIEKATKAAVDSLHKMSHKVENKDDIAQIASISSASEQVGSLIADAMEKVGNDGVITIEDSKGVETSLDVVEGMEFDRGYMSQYMVTDQEKMEADLDNPYILITDKKINNMQDIMPLLQSVVEQGRSLLMIADDIGGEVLPTLVLNKMRGTFNVVAVKAPGFGDRRKAQLQDIATLTGATVISDDLGLELKDTTVDQLGQSNKVNVTKDSTTIVEGKGDKDAIAQRVAEIKGQIAATNSDFDRDKLQERLAKLAGGVAVIKVGAATETELKERKYRIEDALNATRAAVEEGFVPGGGTAFINILNDVAAVEAEGDEQTGVDIVRRALEAPVKQIAENAGVDGAVIVDHLKQEKPGIGYNAADDKYEDMIAAGVVDPTKVSRSALQNAASVSSLLLTTEAVVAEEPKEDGGNDNPAMAQGMPGMM; encoded by the coding sequence ATGGCTAAAGAATTAAAGTTTTCTGATGACGCACGGAGCGCCATGCTAAATGGTGTCGACAAGTTAGCTGACACAGTTAAAACAACGATGGGACCAAAAGGTCGGAACGTGGTCTTGGAAGAAACTGCTGGCGACCCCACGATTACTAACGATGGGGTTACGATTGCTAAGGCAATTAGCTTACCTGATCACTTTGAAAACATGGGAGCTAAGTTAGTTTCTGAAGTAGCATCCAAGACGAACGATGTTGCTGGTGACGGAACTACGACGGCCACGGTTTTAACCCAAGCCATCGTTAAAGAAGGAATGAAAAACGTGACGGCTGGTGCTAATCCAGTGGGGGTTCGTCGCGGAATTGAAAAGGCCACGAAAGCGGCTGTTGATAGCTTACACAAGATGAGCCACAAGGTGGAAAACAAAGATGATATTGCCCAAATCGCTTCGATTTCTTCTGCTAGCGAACAAGTGGGTAGTTTGATTGCCGACGCCATGGAAAAAGTTGGAAACGATGGGGTAATTACCATCGAAGACTCCAAGGGAGTAGAAACTAGCTTGGACGTGGTTGAAGGAATGGAATTTGATCGTGGCTACATGTCCCAATACATGGTCACTGATCAAGAAAAGATGGAAGCTGATTTAGACAATCCTTACATCTTAATCACCGACAAGAAGATTAACAACATGCAAGACATCATGCCGTTGCTGCAATCAGTTGTGGAACAAGGTCGTTCGTTATTGATGATTGCCGATGACATTGGTGGCGAAGTGCTCCCAACCTTGGTTCTGAACAAGATGCGGGGAACCTTCAACGTGGTTGCTGTTAAAGCTCCTGGCTTTGGTGACCGCCGGAAAGCTCAATTACAGGACATTGCAACCTTAACTGGTGCGACTGTCATTAGTGATGACCTCGGCTTAGAATTGAAGGACACCACGGTTGATCAATTGGGACAATCCAATAAAGTAAACGTTACGAAAGATTCGACGACCATCGTGGAAGGTAAGGGTGACAAGGATGCCATTGCCCAACGCGTTGCCGAAATTAAGGGTCAAATTGCTGCTACCAACTCTGATTTTGATAGAGATAAGTTGCAAGAACGTTTGGCTAAATTAGCTGGTGGAGTGGCTGTTATCAAAGTCGGTGCTGCTACGGAAACCGAATTGAAAGAACGCAAGTACCGGATTGAAGATGCCTTGAACGCTACCCGAGCTGCCGTAGAAGAAGGATTTGTTCCTGGTGGTGGAACGGCCTTCATCAACATCTTAAACGATGTGGCTGCTGTGGAAGCAGAAGGCGATGAACAAACTGGGGTTGACATCGTGCGTCGGGCTCTGGAAGCTCCGGTTAAGCAAATTGCTGAAAATGCCGGTGTAGACGGTGCTGTGATTGTGGACCACTTGAAGCAAGAAAAACCAGGAATTGGCTACAACGCTGCGGACGACAAGTATGAAGACATGATTGCCGCCGGGGTGGTTGACCCAACCAAGGTTAGTCGCTCTGCTTTACAAAACGCTGCTTCTGTTTCTTCCTTATTATTAACCACTGAAGCCGTGGTTGCGGAAGAACCAAAGGAAGATGGCGGTAACGATAATCCGGCCATGGCACAAGGAATGCCTGGCATGATGTAA
- the groES gene encoding co-chaperone GroES: protein MLQPIGDRVIIEIQDQPEETVGGIVLAENAKEKPTQGKVVAVGTGRVLDNGEKVAPVVSEGDVVMFDKYAGTKVNDGDQEYLVMHESDLLAIVK, encoded by the coding sequence ATGTTACAACCAATTGGAGATCGTGTCATTATTGAAATTCAAGACCAACCGGAAGAAACGGTTGGCGGCATTGTATTAGCTGAAAACGCTAAGGAAAAACCAACCCAAGGAAAAGTAGTTGCGGTTGGAACCGGCCGAGTGCTTGATAACGGTGAAAAAGTTGCTCCCGTAGTTAGCGAAGGTGACGTTGTAATGTTTGATAAATACGCCGGAACTAAAGTTAACGATGGAGATCAAGAATATCTTGTGATGCACGAAAGCGACCTCCTCGCAATCGTTAAATAA